One part of the Marispirochaeta sp. genome encodes these proteins:
- a CDS encoding MipA/OmpV family protein, whose amino-acid sequence MTSSSRCFIFKQLIPFLFILLMGGVTCLWANDSKQWSGGWHLLDAAGRRLSPQFLFLPYTSTSVPYYVHGRLGLKGFDLIRLEVFTETDTRLEISIQDNRQRTYRAVRKVGGQVVTVLHLKPSDFLSDPEQFYRLKPLCPDEAGTTISVYDVGTANAFIPRRNRIVIHDLHVQLPEMPIRRGLLRVRDELEIQDPWEIDGDIIVEPGATLRIMNTDLRIAGRIISFNGIVQIENSRIDFMQNRSLEHGITINDGGQLSIADARLVSVFPLEMTVSGESVLGLKNTSSDGTFSFSAEESSSIFVEDCRSIGDFRYDQDSTLRIRRSKGFTIWLNSPRDTGEEWSLPSFSRVRRWDGNDLFPVEIENCTSVAWGLRLFKGAAGRLSRGHLEGVEIILREGEEADLNGVRNAKPPPAGELLEEGYNIEFGSLVRIGAWNFVAENGSSLVLRNSLFSSAQVSGRDSTLTIINSECSGQDGYFSVSLGSSCFIQHSTLDVPLVVSFGGMVRAFDSRITDRGIVENGGTLVLRDVEARNPVEKRPGGRISGTAQPLGTFYPETGNIIPAPVLSQMEMGGIGTFLPRISGFEEYENTVIPHFEVEILQRFYIRFPEFEYVTLRRGSPLFASLAVKVAALFERGNPFDPEEEKKDILFLPLAFETGLRGRSRLIGPFWGIAEIAADPSSRIYSGFRFYTEIAVLREIPLFGVESRLYTGVQFADAGYINDLYYSPDSPDSGLMIEKVSYGGRISRSIGDNWLVSLSCEVEDYVGPAAKSPLFRGDSFDWTAILALLYRMR is encoded by the coding sequence GTGACTTCTTCATCCCGGTGTTTTATCTTCAAGCAGCTTATACCCTTCCTGTTTATCCTGCTTATGGGAGGGGTTACTTGTTTATGGGCCAACGACAGTAAGCAATGGTCAGGAGGTTGGCATCTTCTTGATGCTGCCGGAAGACGCCTGTCTCCCCAGTTTCTTTTCCTGCCCTACACAAGTACTTCTGTCCCTTATTATGTACACGGACGTCTCGGTCTTAAAGGCTTCGATCTAATCCGGCTTGAGGTGTTTACGGAAACAGACACCCGCCTTGAAATTTCCATACAGGACAACCGGCAGCGGACCTACCGTGCGGTCAGAAAGGTGGGCGGGCAGGTAGTAACTGTTCTTCATCTTAAACCTTCGGACTTCTTATCAGATCCGGAACAGTTTTACCGGCTGAAGCCACTTTGCCCGGATGAGGCGGGGACGACTATCAGTGTGTACGATGTCGGGACTGCTAATGCTTTTATTCCCCGGCGTAACAGGATTGTAATACACGATCTGCATGTTCAGCTTCCTGAGATGCCGATTCGAAGAGGACTCCTTCGGGTACGGGACGAGCTTGAAATACAGGATCCCTGGGAGATTGACGGCGATATAATAGTAGAGCCCGGAGCAACACTGCGTATAATGAATACGGATCTTCGGATAGCCGGGAGAATCATCTCGTTTAACGGGATAGTCCAGATAGAAAATTCCCGCATTGACTTTATGCAGAACCGCAGCCTCGAACACGGGATTACTATTAATGATGGCGGTCAACTCTCCATAGCGGACGCCCGGCTCGTTTCTGTTTTTCCCTTGGAGATGACTGTTTCCGGAGAATCCGTGTTAGGGCTGAAAAACACAAGCTCGGATGGAACCTTTTCTTTTAGTGCGGAAGAATCCAGTTCGATCTTTGTTGAAGATTGCCGCTCAATTGGTGATTTCCGCTATGATCAGGATTCGACTCTCCGCATTCGGCGGTCAAAAGGTTTCACGATCTGGCTGAACAGCCCGCGGGATACCGGCGAAGAATGGTCCCTGCCTTCTTTCAGCCGGGTCAGAAGGTGGGACGGCAATGATCTGTTCCCTGTGGAGATAGAAAACTGCACATCCGTAGCCTGGGGGTTGAGGCTATTTAAGGGAGCCGCCGGCCGTCTGAGCAGAGGGCATCTTGAGGGTGTGGAGATTATACTCAGAGAAGGAGAGGAGGCCGATCTTAACGGCGTACGAAACGCAAAACCTCCACCTGCGGGAGAACTGCTGGAGGAAGGCTATAATATAGAATTCGGTAGTCTGGTAAGAATCGGCGCATGGAATTTCGTTGCCGAAAATGGATCTTCCCTGGTGCTTCGGAACTCTCTTTTTTCTTCCGCTCAAGTTTCCGGTAGAGATTCTACTCTTACAATAATAAACAGCGAGTGCAGCGGACAGGACGGTTATTTCTCGGTCAGCCTCGGCAGTTCATGTTTTATTCAGCATTCAACCCTAGATGTTCCTCTTGTTGTATCCTTTGGCGGGATGGTTCGTGCCTTTGACTCAAGAATCACTGATCGGGGCATAGTGGAAAACGGGGGCACCCTTGTACTAAGGGATGTTGAAGCCAGGAATCCTGTGGAAAAAAGACCAGGAGGAAGGATTTCCGGCACGGCCCAGCCTCTTGGAACTTTTTATCCTGAAACGGGAAATATAATTCCTGCTCCGGTGTTGTCGCAGATGGAGATGGGGGGAATAGGTACTTTTCTACCACGGATCAGCGGATTTGAAGAATATGAGAACACAGTCATACCTCACTTTGAGGTAGAAATACTGCAGCGTTTTTACATACGCTTTCCGGAGTTTGAATATGTTACTTTGCGAAGAGGAAGCCCGCTTTTTGCATCCCTCGCGGTAAAGGTTGCAGCTCTGTTTGAAAGAGGTAATCCTTTTGATCCGGAAGAGGAAAAAAAAGATATTCTTTTTCTGCCCCTGGCTTTCGAGACGGGATTACGGGGCAGATCCCGTCTCATCGGTCCTTTCTGGGGTATCGCTGAGATAGCTGCCGATCCTTCCAGCAGGATCTATTCCGGATTCCGATTTTATACCGAAATCGCTGTCCTGAGAGAAATACCTCTCTTTGGTGTGGAATCCAGGCTGTATACAGGGGTACAGTTTGCTGATGCAGGATATATAAATGATTTATATTATTCCCCGGATTCTCCGGACTCAGGACTGATGATTGAGAAAGTCAGTTATGGCGGAAGGATTTCCCGCAGTATTGGGGACAACTGGCTTGTCAGTTTAAGCTGCGAAGTCGAGGACTACGTTGGACCTGCCGCCAAGTCACCCCTGTTTCGGGGTGACTCATTTGACTGGACGGCGATCCTGGCTTTGCTATACCGGATGCGTTAA
- the guaA gene encoding glutamine-hydrolyzing GMP synthase — MDSILILDFGSQTTQLIARRIREIGVYTDIVPGDTPVADMPLEGVTGLIFSGSPFSVYEKEAPEVDVKVYSLGLPILGICYGFQRMTADNAGRVALLEKREFGRSRIEYRLACPLFRNIPDGFASWMSHGDSIENPGKGFELVAQSEHHIAAAWNREKKLFGIQFHPEVSHCEFGNDILRNFSLEICGAEAAWSMAAYLEQVSEEIRRRVGDERVLLLISGGVDSTVVGGLLLQALPHDQVYLMYIDTGLMRKDESVEVERTLRSLGAKNLSIIHAEDEFLSALAGIDDPEEKRRIIGDLFITVQTREVEKLAIGDAFLAQGTLYTDMIESGKGVGKKAKVIKSHHNVRSPLVEAKREAGRIIEPLDKLYKDEVRRLGVTIGIGDQIIKRHPFPGPGLAVRILGDVTAEKCVILREADSIFIDELKKRRLYDEIWQAFSILLPVRSVGVTGDAREYGYVLALRAIISRDGMTADVYPFESKDLLEISSLITNSVREIGRVVYDISSKPPATIEWE, encoded by the coding sequence ATGGATTCAATCCTGATTCTTGATTTCGGAAGTCAGACAACGCAGCTGATCGCCCGGAGGATCCGGGAGATAGGCGTCTATACGGATATCGTACCCGGGGATACTCCGGTGGCTGACATGCCCCTTGAAGGGGTAACAGGGCTTATATTTTCTGGAAGCCCTTTTTCCGTATACGAAAAAGAGGCCCCGGAAGTAGACGTAAAAGTCTACTCTCTGGGACTGCCGATTCTGGGAATATGCTACGGCTTTCAGAGAATGACCGCAGACAATGCCGGCAGGGTCGCTCTTCTGGAAAAACGTGAATTCGGGCGCTCCAGGATTGAGTACCGTCTTGCATGCCCCTTGTTCCGTAATATTCCTGATGGGTTTGCCTCCTGGATGAGCCATGGTGACAGTATTGAAAATCCAGGTAAGGGATTCGAACTGGTCGCCCAATCGGAGCATCACATTGCTGCGGCCTGGAACCGGGAAAAAAAACTTTTTGGAATCCAGTTTCATCCGGAGGTAAGTCACTGCGAATTCGGTAACGATATCCTGCGCAATTTTTCCCTGGAAATCTGCGGTGCCGAGGCCGCCTGGTCCATGGCCGCCTACCTGGAACAGGTGTCTGAAGAGATCCGGCGCCGGGTGGGGGATGAGCGGGTTCTGCTGTTGATTTCCGGCGGGGTAGACTCCACCGTTGTTGGTGGACTGCTGCTCCAGGCCCTCCCCCATGATCAGGTGTATTTAATGTATATTGATACCGGCCTTATGCGGAAGGATGAGTCGGTAGAGGTGGAGCGTACCCTGCGCTCTCTTGGAGCAAAAAACCTCTCAATAATACATGCGGAAGATGAGTTTCTTTCCGCCCTTGCGGGAATCGACGATCCCGAGGAGAAGCGGAGAATCATTGGGGATCTTTTTATTACCGTGCAGACCCGGGAGGTCGAGAAACTTGCCATTGGCGATGCTTTTCTTGCCCAGGGGACCCTCTACACCGACATGATCGAATCAGGTAAGGGTGTTGGAAAAAAGGCAAAGGTTATTAAGTCCCACCATAACGTGCGTTCTCCTCTGGTTGAAGCCAAACGCGAGGCCGGGCGGATAATAGAGCCCCTGGACAAGCTGTACAAGGACGAAGTCCGTCGTCTTGGGGTGACCATCGGTATTGGTGATCAGATAATCAAACGCCATCCGTTTCCCGGCCCCGGACTTGCTGTGCGTATTCTGGGAGATGTTACCGCGGAAAAGTGCGTGATTCTGCGGGAAGCCGATTCCATTTTCATAGACGAATTGAAAAAGCGGAGACTTTACGATGAAATCTGGCAGGCATTCAGTATTCTGCTTCCAGTTCGTTCGGTTGGAGTGACCGGAGATGCCAGGGAATACGGGTACGTGCTTGCTCTGAGGGCCATTATCAGCAGGGATGGAATGACTGCCGATGTGTATCCCTTTGAATCGAAGGACCTGCTTGAAATTTCCAGTCTTATTACCAATTCGGTACGCGAGATCGGCAGGGTTGTTTACGATATTTCTTCAAAGCCGCCTGCTACAATAGAATGGGAATAG
- the guaB gene encoding IMP dehydrogenase: MEFRESLSYDDVLLIPAYADFLPSEASVTTRLCADITLKAPIISAAMDTVTEKGMAIAMALNGGAGVIHRNLSPEDQAAHVGSVKRYLNWVIENPITVHPDDSIAEVKRKTISNQVSGLPVVDKDGYLKGIITSRDLRFCRDNSRKVSEIMTVDPVVEIGDPTHESAQEKFDTHKIEKLPVVDKVGKLTGLVTVKDIEKHQDYPNAAVDSRGRLIVGAAVSPNDWRIRMPLLQAANVDFVVLDTAHGDSKSVIDAVKAIKENFNAAVIGGNVATPEGTRRLIEAGADAVKVGVGPGSICTTRIVAGIGVPQFTAVLECAEEAKKSGIPIIADGGIKFSGDITKAICAGAGAVMIGNLFAGLKEAPGREIIYDGRMFKEYRGMGSISSIQQGSGDRYQMKDGETPVPEGIEGKVPYKGELKNFIHQLVTGLRKGMGYCGCKTVDQLRLYKNFVKISSAGLQESHAHDVSITQEAPNYSRN, translated from the coding sequence ATGGAATTTCGTGAATCTCTGAGTTATGACGATGTTCTTCTTATCCCGGCATATGCTGATTTCCTGCCCAGCGAGGCATCGGTAACTACCCGCCTGTGTGCGGATATCACCCTGAAGGCTCCCATAATTTCCGCAGCCATGGACACGGTAACCGAAAAAGGGATGGCGATCGCCATGGCTCTGAACGGAGGAGCAGGGGTTATACATCGGAATCTGAGCCCTGAAGATCAGGCTGCGCACGTGGGTAGTGTAAAGCGCTATCTAAACTGGGTCATCGAGAATCCAATAACGGTGCATCCGGATGACTCCATAGCAGAGGTTAAGCGCAAGACTATCAGTAATCAGGTTTCCGGTTTGCCGGTTGTCGATAAAGACGGCTATTTGAAAGGGATCATAACAAGCCGGGATCTGCGCTTCTGCCGGGATAACAGCAGAAAGGTGTCAGAGATCATGACCGTTGATCCTGTCGTGGAAATCGGAGATCCGACGCATGAAAGCGCCCAGGAAAAGTTTGATACTCATAAAATTGAGAAACTGCCGGTAGTCGACAAGGTCGGAAAACTGACAGGACTGGTTACGGTAAAGGATATCGAGAAGCATCAGGATTATCCAAATGCCGCTGTTGATTCCAGGGGAAGGCTGATAGTAGGGGCTGCTGTTTCTCCCAATGACTGGAGGATACGGATGCCCCTGCTGCAGGCGGCGAATGTAGACTTTGTTGTTCTCGATACAGCCCATGGAGACAGTAAGAGCGTAATAGATGCGGTTAAGGCTATAAAAGAGAATTTTAACGCCGCGGTCATCGGGGGGAATGTGGCTACTCCAGAGGGCACACGGCGTTTAATCGAGGCAGGAGCCGATGCCGTGAAGGTTGGAGTCGGTCCCGGATCAATCTGTACCACCAGAATTGTCGCCGGTATAGGGGTTCCGCAGTTTACTGCGGTCCTTGAATGTGCCGAAGAGGCAAAAAAGTCGGGCATTCCAATAATTGCCGACGGAGGTATCAAGTTTTCCGGCGATATAACCAAGGCGATTTGTGCCGGAGCCGGAGCCGTGATGATCGGAAACCTCTTTGCTGGACTCAAAGAAGCTCCGGGACGGGAAATCATCTACGATGGACGAATGTTCAAGGAGTACCGCGGTATGGGGAGCATCTCCTCCATACAGCAGGGCTCTGGAGACAGGTATCAGATGAAGGATGGAGAGACGCCTGTACCCGAAGGCATTGAGGGAAAGGTACCCTACAAGGGAGAACTCAAGAATTTTATCCATCAGCTGGTAACGGGGCTTAGAAAGGGGATGGGCTACTGTGGCTGCAAAACCGTTGATCAATTGCGTTTATACAAGAATTTTGTTAAGATCTCCAGCGCTGGGCTTCAGGAGAGTCATGCTCATGATGTATCCATCACGCAGGAAGCCCCCAACTATTCACGCAATTAG
- a CDS encoding aldo/keto reductase encodes MEYRVLGRTGVMVSSLCFGTMSFGGIADKDESVKMYAACRDSGVNFFDCANSYNMGASEEILGGLIQPERDKVIITSKYSVRTGPDINAIGSSRRNAMLEVEKSLKRLKTDYLDLYFVHNFDPYTAIEEVIRALDDLVRQGKVLYLGVSNWAAWQIAKALGFSFHYGWNRFECIQPMYNLLKRQAETEILPLAKAEGMGVISYSPLAGGLLSGKYKTGEKPKSGRFAEQEMYVQRYGREEFHLAATEFASYAKKHGIDPVTLMIAWVKSHPALTAPIIGARNTEQLQYSLAAADYSLSPKMRDEISSIFPGPPPAHDRLEETMDDKYKFRS; translated from the coding sequence ATGGAATACAGAGTTCTTGGACGCACCGGAGTGATGGTTTCATCCCTCTGTTTTGGAACAATGTCTTTTGGAGGAATTGCTGACAAGGATGAGTCCGTAAAAATGTACGCCGCCTGCCGCGATTCTGGGGTAAATTTCTTTGATTGCGCGAATTCATACAATATGGGTGCCTCAGAAGAGATTCTTGGCGGTCTTATACAGCCGGAACGGGACAAGGTTATTATTACAAGCAAATATTCTGTTCGAACCGGACCGGATATTAATGCGATTGGTTCCTCCCGGCGTAACGCGATGCTGGAAGTCGAAAAGAGTCTGAAACGTTTGAAAACCGATTACCTGGACCTTTATTTTGTGCATAATTTTGACCCCTACACTGCGATTGAAGAGGTCATCAGAGCACTGGATGATCTCGTACGCCAGGGAAAGGTGCTGTATCTTGGAGTCAGCAATTGGGCAGCATGGCAAATTGCAAAAGCCCTGGGGTTCTCGTTCCATTACGGATGGAACCGTTTTGAATGCATCCAGCCGATGTATAATCTGCTTAAACGCCAGGCGGAAACAGAGATTCTGCCTCTGGCGAAGGCGGAGGGCATGGGGGTAATCTCCTACAGCCCCTTGGCCGGTGGTCTTTTATCCGGTAAGTACAAAACCGGAGAAAAACCGAAAAGCGGACGTTTCGCAGAACAGGAAATGTATGTGCAGCGATATGGACGGGAGGAATTTCATCTCGCCGCGACAGAGTTTGCCTCCTATGCAAAAAAACACGGTATCGATCCGGTAACCCTGATGATCGCCTGGGTCAAGTCCCATCCGGCCCTGACTGCTCCGATTATCGGAGCCCGGAATACTGAACAGCTTCAATACTCCCTGGCCGCGGCGGACTACAGTCTTTCTCCTAAAATGAGGGATGAAATAAGCTCCATCTTTCCCGGGCCGCCGCCGGCACATGACAGGCTGGAGGAGACTATGGATGATAAATACAAGTTCAGGAGCTGA
- the purA gene encoding adenylosuccinate synthase yields MNLVVIGAQWGDEGKGKIVDYMAGNAEVVVRFSGGANAGHTIVIGDTTYKLHLIPSGVISEEKIAVLGTGMVIDPEALFSELKMIESQGVDWKGRVLISDRAHLVLPRYKKMDLDMEQNRRLPIGTTGRGIGIAYAEKAQREGVRAGDLWDSRVWGSLLPEDREFLEPFKKRLEGMVINISAFMAERRLSNTLFEGAQGILLDLDTGTYPFVSSGYSNAAGAALGGGIGPRNLDKILGVFKAYSTRVGNGPFPSEFAPEEHGGLIDLVRETGREYGVTTGRPRRCGYLDLVALKYACRTNSIDALVLTHLDVYDTLPTVTLCTAYNIDGKEVRDFPSRIEDLEKAVPVTKAFPGWQQSLGAIKEYQALPWEAREYIRFIEEYTETPVSIVSVGYERTQTILREDPWIQS; encoded by the coding sequence ATGAATCTGGTCGTTATTGGTGCTCAATGGGGTGATGAAGGAAAAGGGAAAATTGTTGATTATATGGCGGGGAACGCCGAGGTGGTGGTTCGTTTTTCCGGCGGGGCTAATGCCGGGCATACCATTGTAATCGGCGATACTACCTATAAGCTGCATCTGATTCCTTCCGGTGTAATCAGCGAAGAAAAGATCGCTGTTCTTGGTACAGGTATGGTAATTGATCCTGAGGCCCTTTTCAGTGAGCTGAAAATGATCGAGTCTCAGGGAGTTGACTGGAAAGGCAGGGTCCTTATTTCCGACAGGGCACACCTTGTGCTGCCGCGCTACAAGAAAATGGATCTTGATATGGAGCAGAACCGGCGTTTACCTATAGGCACCACAGGCCGGGGAATCGGTATTGCCTATGCCGAGAAAGCCCAGAGAGAGGGGGTTCGGGCCGGTGATTTGTGGGATTCCCGGGTATGGGGGAGTCTGCTGCCGGAGGACCGCGAGTTTCTGGAACCATTCAAGAAACGTTTGGAGGGTATGGTGATTAACATATCCGCGTTCATGGCAGAACGCAGGCTATCCAATACCCTGTTTGAAGGGGCCCAGGGTATCCTGCTGGACCTGGATACCGGGACTTACCCTTTTGTTTCCTCCGGCTATTCTAATGCCGCCGGCGCCGCCCTGGGAGGAGGTATCGGTCCCCGGAACCTGGATAAGATACTCGGTGTGTTCAAGGCATATTCGACCCGCGTAGGCAACGGGCCCTTTCCAAGCGAGTTCGCTCCGGAGGAACACGGCGGACTTATCGACCTGGTGCGGGAGACCGGACGCGAATACGGCGTTACCACCGGTCGGCCGCGGCGCTGCGGGTATCTTGATCTGGTGGCCCTGAAGTACGCCTGTAGAACCAACTCTATCGATGCCCTTGTTCTGACTCATCTTGATGTGTATGACACCCTGCCCACCGTTACCCTCTGCACGGCCTATAATATAGACGGTAAAGAGGTAAGGGATTTTCCGAGCCGTATTGAGGATCTGGAAAAGGCCGTTCCCGTTACCAAGGCGTTTCCAGGATGGCAGCAGAGCCTGGGAGCGATAAAAGAGTATCAGGCACTGCCCTGGGAGGCCAGGGAATACATCCGCTTCATTGAGGAATATACGGAAACCCCTGTGTCTATTGTCTCTGTGGGCTATGAGCGGACCCAGACCATTCTGCGCGAGGACCCATGGATTCAATCCTGA
- a CDS encoding lyase family protein, translated as MEERSIFHCLSPLDHRYYLANRDLFDQLTAYLSEEASIQYCIKVEIALLKSHVNLSLQGRSDLLAALDTVEADISPAEVYAEEEKTQHNIRALVNVLKRKVPPETAPYVHLGATSVDILDTAQSMRIRDAVKKVILPTLLKAEEELVRLCSENAEVPQVGRTHGQHAVPITFGFAMAEYASRLGKSIIQINRLSSNLRGKIAGAVGSYNSTALLTSDPESFEAEILESLGLQSSETSTQMVEPEYLLRLLLEVNVAFGILANMADDLRHLQRSEINEVRELFKSDQVGSSTMPQKRNPWNSEHVKSLWKAFAPRVMTFFMDQISEHQRDLSNSASMRFISDYLAGFTAAAARSIKVLKSLHVNAPQMMKNIQSSGDLVLAEAAYILLAAAGESEAHEIIKQLTLRCEQEGISLADAIKANSKVSDLVTRSLKAVGLPEAVDFFSRQEQYRGIAVQKSRKIAERYSGIEALLKEEI; from the coding sequence ATGGAAGAGAGAAGCATTTTTCACTGTCTGTCCCCCCTGGATCACCGTTATTATCTGGCAAACCGTGATCTGTTTGATCAGCTAACTGCCTATCTGAGCGAGGAAGCCTCCATACAATACTGTATTAAGGTAGAAATCGCCCTCCTGAAAAGTCATGTAAACTTGAGCCTGCAAGGACGTTCCGACCTTTTGGCGGCTCTTGATACTGTTGAGGCCGATATTAGTCCTGCTGAAGTTTATGCCGAAGAGGAGAAAACCCAGCATAATATTCGGGCTCTTGTGAATGTACTCAAGCGTAAGGTTCCACCGGAGACTGCTCCTTATGTGCATCTTGGAGCAACATCGGTGGATATCCTGGATACCGCCCAGTCAATGCGCATACGGGACGCTGTAAAAAAGGTTATTCTTCCGACACTGCTTAAAGCCGAAGAGGAACTTGTCCGTCTGTGCAGCGAGAACGCCGAAGTCCCCCAGGTCGGACGGACCCACGGCCAGCACGCTGTACCGATCACCTTTGGGTTTGCCATGGCAGAATACGCTTCCCGGCTGGGTAAATCGATAATCCAGATTAACCGGTTGTCTTCTAACCTGCGAGGAAAGATCGCCGGTGCCGTGGGGTCGTATAATTCTACCGCGCTGCTGACCTCCGATCCCGAGAGTTTTGAAGCGGAAATCCTTGAATCCCTTGGATTACAGTCTTCCGAAACATCGACGCAGATGGTGGAACCTGAATACCTGCTGCGGCTGCTCCTTGAGGTAAATGTTGCCTTTGGTATTCTGGCCAATATGGCGGATGATCTTCGACATCTGCAACGCTCGGAAATCAATGAGGTACGGGAACTTTTTAAAAGCGACCAGGTTGGATCCTCCACCATGCCGCAGAAACGGAATCCCTGGAACTCCGAGCATGTAAAGAGCCTCTGGAAGGCCTTTGCTCCCCGGGTAATGACCTTTTTCATGGACCAGATTTCCGAACACCAGCGAGACCTGAGCAATTCCGCTTCCATGCGTTTTATCTCCGATTATCTGGCGGGATTTACCGCTGCTGCTGCCCGAAGTATCAAGGTCTTGAAAAGCCTCCATGTAAATGCCCCCCAGATGATGAAAAATATTCAATCCTCAGGAGACCTTGTCCTCGCAGAAGCCGCCTATATTCTGCTGGCCGCAGCAGGGGAATCCGAAGCCCACGAAATTATTAAACAGCTGACTCTGCGCTGTGAGCAGGAAGGTATCAGTCTGGCCGATGCTATTAAGGCGAACAGTAAGGTAAGTGATCTTGTTACCCGGTCTCTCAAAGCTGTGGGGTTACCCGAGGCTGTGGATTTTTTCTCCCGGCAGGAACAATACCGGGGAATAGCTGTTCAAAAATCCCGGAAAATTGCAGAGCGCTACAGCGGTATAGAGGCTCTTTTAAAGGAGGAAATATAA
- a CDS encoding ISAs1 family transposase, which yields MNIIEHFQAIEDPRIDRHKRHLILDIIVITICAVVCHCETWEEIETYGKEKEHWLKKFLALPNGIPSHDTIRRLFIRLNPEQLQQCFLSWVNAIREQTQGEIVAIDGKTARRSHDHYSGKSALHMVSAWASENRMVLGQVKTDEKSNEITAIPELLKLLELKGCIVTIDAMGCQTDIANLIKEKQANYVLAVKGNRPHLHDELKFCFDEIKPGTEKTEEWIDYHRDFNKEHGRCEVRECVATDEIDWLKPHIKDWKGVQSIAMVRAQRTIGDKESVETRYYISSLPANAELLNSAIRAHWGVENSVHWVLDMVFREDESRMRKGYSPENFAILRRIAMNLVRRDKNSKGSLKGRRKAAGWNNRYLEELLFAPDEAFKPTA from the coding sequence ATGAATATTATTGAACATTTTCAAGCAATTGAAGATCCGCGGATAGATCGGCATAAGCGACATCTCATCCTGGACATCATAGTAATCACCATCTGTGCAGTTGTTTGCCATTGTGAAACCTGGGAGGAAATTGAGACCTACGGAAAGGAGAAGGAGCACTGGCTTAAGAAGTTCCTGGCCCTTCCGAATGGGATTCCTTCTCATGATACGATTCGGCGCTTGTTTATTCGCCTCAATCCTGAACAACTCCAGCAATGCTTTCTCAGTTGGGTGAATGCCATCCGTGAACAAACCCAAGGAGAAATCGTCGCGATTGATGGAAAGACAGCCCGTCGCAGCCATGATCATTATAGCGGGAAGTCTGCACTCCATATGGTAAGCGCCTGGGCGTCAGAGAACCGCATGGTTCTCGGTCAGGTGAAGACTGACGAGAAATCAAATGAAATCACCGCTATCCCAGAGCTTCTTAAGCTGCTTGAACTAAAGGGATGCATCGTGACTATAGACGCTATGGGTTGCCAGACAGATATCGCCAACCTCATTAAAGAGAAACAAGCCAACTATGTGCTTGCGGTGAAGGGAAATAGACCTCATCTGCACGATGAATTGAAGTTTTGCTTCGATGAAATCAAACCCGGGACTGAGAAAACAGAAGAGTGGATTGATTATCACAGGGACTTCAACAAGGAACACGGTCGATGTGAAGTCCGTGAATGTGTGGCGACTGATGAGATCGACTGGCTGAAGCCGCATATCAAAGATTGGAAAGGGGTACAGAGTATCGCCATGGTCAGAGCACAGCGTACCATCGGTGATAAAGAAAGTGTGGAAACTCGCTACTACATTAGCTCGCTCCCTGCGAATGCAGAGCTTCTGAACTCAGCGATACGAGCCCATTGGGGGGTAGAGAACTCCGTTCACTGGGTGTTGGACATGGTCTTCCGGGAAGATGAAAGTCGCATGCGAAAAGGCTATTCCCCTGAAAACTTTGCAATTTTACGTCGCATAGCTATGAATCTCGTCCGCCGTGATAAGAATAGCAAGGGAAGCTTAAAGGGGCGGCGCAAAGCGGCTGGTTGGAATAACCGCTATTTGGAAGAATTGCTATTCGCTCCAGACGAAGCATTCAAGCCAACTGCCTGA